Proteins encoded by one window of Mercenaria mercenaria strain notata chromosome 4, MADL_Memer_1, whole genome shotgun sequence:
- the LOC128556111 gene encoding uncharacterized protein LOC128556111, which yields MDGFPGSVYTYQERAWMEVTLGELWLQGHFLKYCSPKRPQLTILNSQSSHETLGFIDICLQNDIALLAFPPHTTQWFCPLDKTVFGPLSRAYFTVCSEFMASSPNNMVTKWEWPRLFRTAHDKAFTPSNIRSGFQKCGIFPLDREALPESFDIS from the coding sequence ATGGATGGCTTTCCGGGCAGCGTTTACACATATCAGGAACGGGCATGGATGGAAGTTACACTCGGCGAGCTCTGGCTCCAGGGCCATTTCCTTAAATACTGTAGCCCTAAACGTCCACAACTTACTATATTAAATTCCCAGTCGTCCCACGAAACACTTGGATTTATTGATATTTGCTTACAAAATGACATCGCCTTGCTGGCATTTCCACCACATACTACCCAATGGTTTTGTCCACTTGATAAAACAGTTTTTGGACCATTGTCCAGGGCGTATTTCACTGTCTGCTCCGAGTTCATGGCGAGCAGTCCAAATAATATGGTGACCAAATGGGAATGGCCTCGTCTGTTTAGAACGGCCCATGACAAAGCCTTTACTCCCTCTAACATTCGCAGTGGCTTTCAAAAGTGCGGAATATTCCCACTTGATCGGGAGGCTCTGCCAGAGTCTTTCGATATATCATAA
- the LOC123548571 gene encoding uncharacterized protein LOC123548571, which produces MQMVILYIDIRVAFPLTNKILKPKEEVILFGKNIITNYVDIYILVFCKFTRMFHTPDYYHNISKRLSEVLDDIGVNENIVVKRRRAFLLEETICTITHRADGRQMTVYNLGSQSEGTTTGGLQSDADTLFCLDNISVIQDWSEWSPGKSNLLMIQNETTPPGYCLLQLLTRDAPLPVTHETDNIFVKDTHGRILFKNTVIDAIMQEGCQRQGPSAASAAKPYVLASDIVIAYPYKSWPQSSRAWLDQQETNIWPTAEMKRYAKTTNCFVVGVGSRASENADFEWRLSTSLVERCLMFNLNITQIKCYTLMKMILKTYINVENLDNGTCISSYMCKTVLFHCIASKPASVWKECNILNCLSFCIFTLNNCILNEHCPHFIVHENNLMAGKFSAEVKQQLLERMLNLIPFDGIFPFGIQIDNLGERLQIKLNMMNEVHYDIQQSEEYTMSITSGLLKLITPSDLAIRMIKDENIETLLQKVIYLTRHYIDGDMLEKTACRLLVPPLFTSIGSLIASKNIQNNNTVSPQAFTWIEAGMDSDVASGRLKLASIMYRVGNAEITVLILSRIEEQYNIEVTEPVCRCYDFNTPYFKRGFGRLSSQYGAEALKYTVALCVRFLPPEINCVPHELQYELFRSTREDLLHRSIYDNWMDWAVVDSLPYLYFLQYKTYGKLQRPEEQQQALNKLIWAIETERNLAHKETELNLLGQCMEQENRPVDALKCYMLSLRHRKRNNAAKIHICRCLAKQTHKDLPT; this is translated from the exons ATGCAAATGGTCATCCTATACATTGATATCAGAGTTGCTTTCCCCTTGACAAATAAGATTTTGAAACCAAAAGAGGAAGTTATATTGTTTGGAAAAAATATAATCACTAACTACGTAgacatttatattttagttttctgtaaatttaccag gATGTTTCATACACCAGATTACTATCATAATATATCCAAGAGACTTTCTGAGGTCCTGGATGATATTGGAGTCAATGAAAATATTGTGGTGAAGAGGAGAAGGGCATTTTTACTAGAAGAAACTATTTGCACAATCACACACAGAGCAGATGGTAGACAAATGACTGTATATAATTTAGGAAGTCAATCAGAAGGCACCACAACAGGAGGACTGCAATCAGATGCTGACACACTTTTCTGTCTGGATAATATCAGTGTGATACAGGACTGGTCAGAATGGTCTCCAGGTAAAAGTAACCTCCTGATGATTCAAAATGAAACAACACCTCCTGGTTATTGTCTTCTACAGTTACTTACACGTGACGCTCCACTTCCTGTAACACATGAAACGGACAATATCTTTGTCAAGGATACACATGGACGGATATTGTTCAAGAATACAGTGATTGATGCTATCATGCAAGAAGGATGTCAGCGACAAGGACCATCAGCAGCATCAGCTGCAAAACCATATGTTCTTGCTAGTGACATAGTAATAGCATATCCTTATAAATCATGGCCCCAGTCATCAAGAGCTTGGTTGGACCAGCAAGAAACAAACATATGGCCAACAGCAGAAATGAAGAGATATGCCAAAACAACAAACTGTTTTGTTGTGGGTGTTGGCAGCAGAGCAAGTGAAAATGCAGACTTTGAATGGAGACTTTCTACCTCATTAGTTGAACGGTGTCTGATGTTCAATTTAAATATTACTCAGATAAAATGTTATACCTTAATGaaaatgattcttaaaacatACATTAATGTTGAAAATCTTGACAATGGAACCTGTATTTCAAGTTACAtgtgtaaaactgttttgtttcaCTGCATAGCAAGTAAACCTGCAAGTGTATGGAAGGAGTGTAATATATTAAACTGTTTAAGTTTCTGTATATTCACACTGAACAATTGTATATTGAATGAACACTGTCcccatttcattgttcatgaAAACAATTTAATGGCAGGAAAATTTTCTGCTGAAGTCAAACAGCAGTTACTTGAAAGAATGTTAAATTTAATACCATTTGATGGAATTTTTCCTTTTGGAATTCAGATTGACAACCTTGGTGAAAGACTTCAGATTAAGCTAAATATGATGAATGAAGTACATTATGATATACAACAGTCAGAGGAATACACTATGAGTATAACAAGTGGTTTATTAAAACTGATAACTCCATCTGATTTAGCCATACGGATGATAAAAGATGAAAATATAGAAACACTATTACAGAAAGTGATATACCTGACAAGACACTACATAGATGGTGACATGTTAGAAAAGACAGCATGCAGACTTCTAGTACCTCCACTCTTTACCTCAATAGGATCTCTGATAGCCTCAAAGAACATTCAAAATAACAACACAGTTTCTCCTCAAGCATTTACATGGATTGAAGCTGGAATGGACTCGGATGTTGCTTCAGGCAGACTAAAACTGGCATCTATAATGTATCGTGTAGGCAATGCagaaataactgttttaattCTTTCTCGTATAGAAGAACAATATAACATAGAAGTTACTGAGCCTGTATGTCGCTGCTACGACTTCAATACACCTTACTTTAAGAGAGGATTTGGTAGACTTTCTAGTCAATATGGTGCAGAGGCATTGAAATATACTGTTGCACTTTGTGTAAGATTTTTACCACCTGAAATAAACTGTGTACCACATGAACTTCAGTACGAACTGTTTAGATCAACACGTGAGGACCTACTACATAGAAGTATATATGATAACTGGATGGACTGGGCTGTGGTAGACTCACTTCCATatctttattttctacaatacaaGACATACGGCAAACTACAGAGACCTGAGGAACAGCAACAAGCACTGAACAAACTTATATGGGCCATTGAAACAGAGCGCAACCTTGCACACAAAGAAACGGAACTGAATTTACTAGGACAGTGTATGGAACAGGAGAACAGACCTGTTGATGCTCTAAAGTGTTACATGTTATCTTTACGTCACAGGAAAAGAAATAATGCTGCGAAAATTCATATCTGCAGGTGTTTGGCTAAACAAACTCATAAAGATCTACCAACATGA